The Treponema sp. Marseille-Q3903 genomic interval GGAACAAAAGGTTTTGCTCCGTTCCCTGATGAATGTCCGAGTGCCGCAAGACACGAGCGAAGAATTTTTACGCATACAGGATGAGTATTTACGGGAAGCGATCCGGGAAGGCGGCATTACCGACCTTGTGCAGTTAAAACCTGTTGCAGCGTGCGGGAACGGAGAATTGTATATTTGGCAGGGCGACATTACACGGCTTAAAGTGGACGCAATCGTGAATGCGGCAAACAGTGCCATGACCGGCTGCTGGCAACCATGTCATGCGTGCATCGACAACTGCATCCACACATTCGCAGGCGTGCAGCTGCGCGCGGTCTGTGCCGGCATCATGCAAAAACAGGGACACGAAGAACCGACGGGCAGCGCAAAAATTACACCTGCGTTCAACCTGCCGTGCAAGTACGTGCTGCACACCGTAGGGCCTATTGTGCAGGGGCGATTACAAAAAAAACACGAAGAAGAGCTCTCGTCCTGCTATCGTTCTTGCCTTGAACTCGCCGATCAACATAAAGTGCGGAGTATCGCCTTTTGCTGTATTTCGACTGGCGTTTTTATGTTTCCGAATCGGCGCGCGGCGGAAATTGCGGTAGAAACCGTCCGAAAATACTTCGAGCAAACCGGGAGCGGGATGAAAGTCGTGTTTAACGTATTTAAAGACGAAGATTTTGCAATTTACAGCGAAATTTTATCATAAAAAGAATAGTCGGAAATGTGTTGGCAATTATTCGGTAAAGAAGAAAAGATGATTGTCGGCATTATGTAATAATAGAAACTTTATGGAGTATATAATGAAAATCGCTGTCAGTGCATGCCTGTTGGGAGAGAACTGCAAATATAATGGCGGAAATAATTTTTCTCAAAAAGTAATTGACTTTGTAAAAGGTCATCAAGTTGTTCCTGTATGCCCTGAAGTGCTCGGCGGATTGCCTATCCCAAGAGAACCCGCTGAAATAGTTAAAGGAATTGTAATGCAAAAAAACGGAAACTCCGTAGATGCGGAATTCAGAAAAGGAGCGCAAATCGCCCTGAAAAAGATTCTCGATCGGAAAATTGAACTTGTAATTCTTCAGTCGAGAAGTCCCTCTTGCGGTGTAAACATGATATATGACGGTTCTTTTTCAGGAAAACTGATTTCAGGACAAGGTATTTTTGCAAAGCTTCTCAAGGAAAACAATATTAAGGTGATAGATGTTGAAAATTTATAACAGGTGAGCAAGCGGTATTCTAATGTGGTTTACAAAAAAATTATGATAGAGAAAAAAATGGAAAATCAGAC includes:
- a CDS encoding protein-ADP-ribose hydrolase, coding for MTQKERRVFLIDCLLKENPGYRTARIPDDEREQKVLLRSLMNVRVPQDTSEEFLRIQDEYLREAIREGGITDLVQLKPVAACGNGELYIWQGDITRLKVDAIVNAANSAMTGCWQPCHACIDNCIHTFAGVQLRAVCAGIMQKQGHEEPTGSAKITPAFNLPCKYVLHTVGPIVQGRLQKKHEEELSSCYRSCLELADQHKVRSIAFCCISTGVFMFPNRRAAEIAVETVRKYFEQTGSGMKVVFNVFKDEDFAIYSEILS
- a CDS encoding DUF523 domain-containing protein gives rise to the protein MKIAVSACLLGENCKYNGGNNFSQKVIDFVKGHQVVPVCPEVLGGLPIPREPAEIVKGIVMQKNGNSVDAEFRKGAQIALKKILDRKIELVILQSRSPSCGVNMIYDGSFSGKLISGQGIFAKLLKENNIKVIDVENL